A stretch of the Helicoverpa armigera isolate CAAS_96S chromosome 5, ASM3070526v1, whole genome shotgun sequence genome encodes the following:
- the LOC110369897 gene encoding repetitive organellar protein, producing the protein MLETDEVDDDFFTPVAGTSLANIFGNVTKNDGKANDSLKYVPPKPQNIVPKPEPAKTTECIFACALIGHEWFNNVYTARGKIGFAIVKIQKTGAHNIVLYDSNKTTLSCTTISSNLEVTIKNNTYVSYYDNQRKYWSVYGTKEEVEKVAEYLTKFQVNIKYSTYTDQDPPKPASEDAIKIADTPDVNKKIDKGSDTDSSINRKTKASILNRMANMGHSVLPTRTLPVERTSDSSDTMEIETQPKSVRHKPAKNILKRNNPENMSDSHQVTESHQRIIVPKTESVGNVSLFHTGQLLPVTSTNLVSTPSNEMGMFISEQRISNSELRINMNRITDKVDSVLEKINNFEQKGNSSINSEILMKLLAEYENKIKVYEELLKPRGDKSVENVTRPTLAQNDNQNEMLKNKVSELEKINQEKSREISCLQEEIKVLKSRYDEERSSQASSEDALLKKINNLENNSKEKDEELSTMLKKYDDLVSNTNVNNGNIGDKVKNIMNDTFQTISINFDNNENYTGETVKKIIATVIKKITIQTLREL; encoded by the exons ATGTTAGAAACTGATGAAGTTGATGATGACTTCTTTACCCCGGTGGCTGG CACATCACTGGCCAATATCTTCGGTAATGTGACAAAAAACGATGGGAAAGCAAATGACTCATTAAAGTACGTTCCTCCAAAGCCACAAAACATTGTGCCAAAACCAGAACCAGCAAAGACAACTGAATGCATATTTGCCTGTGCACTCATTGGACATGAATG GTTCAACAATGTATACACAGCAAGAGGGAAAATAGGTTTTGCCAttgttaaaatacagaaaactgGTGCTCATAACATTGTACTCTATGACTCTAACAAAACTACCTTGTCTTGTACCACAATTTCATCCAATTTAGAGGTCACAATCAAAAACAACACTTATGTATCTTATTATGATAATCAGAGGAAGTACTGGAGTGTATACGGTACAAAAGAAGAAGTGGAAAAGGTTGCTGAATATTTAACTAAGTTTCaagtaaacattaaatattcaacCTATACAGATCAAGATCCTCCAAAGCCAGCATCAGAGGATGCCATCAAGATTGCTGATACTCCAGATGTAAACAAGAAAATTGACAAGGGTAGCGATACTGACTCCTcaattaatagaaaaacaaaagcttCCATTTTGAACAGGATGGCCAACATGGGCCATTCTGTTTTGCCAACCAGAACCCTTCCTGTAGAAAGAACTAGTGATTCCTCAGATACAATGGAAATTGAGACTCAACCAAAATCTGTCAGACACAAAccagcaaaaaatattctaaaaagaAATAATCCAGAAAACATGTCTGACTCACACCAGGTGACAGAGTCTCATCAGAGAATAATAGTGCCTAAAACAGAATCTGTAGGaaatgtttctttatttcatACTGGACAGTTATTACCAGTTACAAGCACAAATCTTGTATCAACTCCCAGCAATGAAATGGGCATGTTTATATCAGAACAGAGAATAAGTAATAGTGAGCTAAGAATAAATATGAACAGGATAACTGACAAAGTGGACTCTGTTTTAGAAAAAATCAATAACTTTGAACAAAAAGGAAATTCAAGTATAAATTCAGAGATTTTGATGAAGTTGTTAGCtgagtatgaaaataaaattaaagtttatgaAGAATTACTGAAACCAAGAGGTGATAAAAGTGTTGAAAATGTCACCAGACCTACGCTTGCCCAGAATGACAATCAAAATGAAATGTTAAAGAATAAAGTATCTGAATTAGAAAAGATTAACCAAGAAAAAAGCAGAGAAATATCATGTCTTCAGGAAGAAATCAAAGTATTAAAAAGTAGATATGATGAAGAGAGAAGCAGCCAAGCTAGTAGTGAAGATgcattattaaagaaaataaataatttagaaaacaaTTCTAAAGAAAAAGATGAGGAATTGTCTACTATGCTGAAGAAATATGACGATTTAGTCAGCAACACAAATGTCAATAATGGAAATATTGgtgataaagtaaaaaatatcatGAATGACACATTCCAAACcatttctattaattttgataacaatGAAAATTATACAGGTGAAACCGTAAAGAAAATCATAGCAACtgttataaagaaaattacaattCAAACATTAAGAGAATTATAA
- the LOC110370276 gene encoding cytoplasmic 60S subunit biogenesis factor ZNF622, whose amino-acid sequence MPDTFTCITCQVMFKTPELQRVHYKEDWHRYNLKRKVASIPPVTLEEFEQRAKEHREQTQNINRDESEYCKYCSKLFNTKNAFNNHLNSKKHKLAEERYVENEKEEHSGHSDTDSFVKVEPSANVSKEPSKFVVVTADDSGDEDIETDSEIEELDSDEWEECRIKDSDSLIKPRDCLFCGHHSKNMVKNLKHMSEAHSFFIPDVEYCVNMKELLLYLGEKISQGYMCLWCNDTGRTFYSMEAVRGHMIDKGHCKMLHEGLALAEYADFYDYSSSYPDHKDDDGDEEGMDVDEEVEGPAALQGDDFQLVLPSGVVVGHRSLMKYYKQNLSQNSQALVKKSDRKLHRLLGVYRALGWAPKEQALAAKKARDIHFMKRVQAKWQMKLSLKANKFQKHYRAQVNF is encoded by the exons ATGCCAGACACATTTACATGTATAACCTGCCAAGTTATGTTCAAAACGCCTGAATTACAGCGTGTACATTATAAAGAAGACTGGCATAGGTACAACTTAAAAAGGAAGGTTGCATCAATACCTCCTGTAACGCTCGAAGAGTTCGAACAACGAGCAAAGGAGCACAGAGAGCAGACCCAGAACATAAATCGTGATGAATCAGAGTACTGCAAGTATTGCTCCAAGTTATTCAACACTAAGAATGCCTTTAATAATCACTTGAACAGTAAGAAGCACAAGTTGGCCGAGGAAAGATACGTAGAGAATGAGAAAGAGGAGCATAGTGGGCATTCAGATACAGACAGTTTTGTGAAGGTTGAACCCAGTGCTAATGTTTCTAAGGAACCAAGCAAATTTGTTGTAGTAACTGCTGATGACTCAGGAGATGAGGATATTGAAACAGACTCAGAAATTGAGGAG CTTGACTCTGACGAGTGGGAGGAATGTCGTATCAAGGACAGTGATTCTCTGATCAAGCCTCGGGACTGTCTGTTCTGCGGCCATCACAGCAAGAACATGGTCAAGAACCTTAAGCACATGTCTGAGGCACATTCATTCTTTATACCAGATGTAGAATATTGTGTCAATATGAAAGAACTTCTTTTGTATTTAGGAGAAAag ATATCACAAGGTTACATGTGCCTATGGTGTAATGATACTGGACGCACTTTTTACTCTATGGAAGCAGTGAGGGGCCATATGATAGACAAGGGACATTGCAAAATGTTGCATGAGGGTCTTGCCCTAGCAGAGTATGCAGATTTCTATGATTACAG ttcgTCATACCCAGACCACAAAGACGATGATGGTGACGAAGAAGGCATGGATGTTGATGAAGAAGTTGAAGGTCCTGCAGCCCTCCAGGGTGATGACTTCCAACTTGTGCTACCTTCAGGCGTCGTTGTCGGTCATCGATCACTTATGAA ATACTACAAACAAAACTTGAGTCAAAACAGTCAGGCTCTAGTGAAGAAATCGGATCGCAAATTGCATAGGTTGTTGGGTGTCTACCGAGCTCTCGGCTGGGCGCCCAAAGAACAGGCGCTGGCTGCAAA GAAAGCCCGTGACATCCACTTCATGAAACGCGTACAAGCGAAATGGCAGATGAAGTTGTCTCTCAAAGCCAATAAGTTCCAGAAACATTATCGAGCGCAAGTCAACTTCTAG
- the LOC110370583 gene encoding uncharacterized protein LOC110370583 produces the protein MIVILLVSLLTVVSCLEPAANNNITDKIKTIIGKYISNIPDINSRYVINDELSKVINHYFKGKVNPLPLYKISLTLDRNPVKIPWTIDNVQGQEGENEVYKEVSDKAGKKEKKRHYKVLKSVGSKDLPKSKKTLDTSTESPSPLASSPPTTSPPAEVQ, from the exons ATGATTGTGATTCTG CTTGTAAGTTTGCTTACGGTGGTGAGCTGTCTAGAGCCAGCAGCAAATAATAACATAaccgacaaaataaaaactatcatcGGCAAGTATATCAGCAACATACCAGACATTAACTCACGCTACGTCATCAACGACGAGTTATCAAAGGTGATCAACCACTATTTCAAGGGAAAGGTCAACCCTTTACCCCTATACAAGATTAGCTTGACGTTAGACAGAAACCCGGTGAAAATTCCATGGACTATAGACAACGTTCAGGGACAAGAAGGTGAAAATGAAGTTTATAAAGAGGTGTCCGATAAGGcaggtaaaaaagaaaaaaaaagacattacAAAGTGTTGAAATCAGTTGGCAGCAAGGACCTGCCGAAATCCAAGAAGACATTAGATACGTCAACAGAATCCCCGTCGCCGTTAGCAAGTTCACCCCCCACCACGTCACCCCCGGCGGAGGTACAATAA
- the LOC110370372 gene encoding arginase, hepatic isoform X1, whose protein sequence is MSFYLEQSALKTTNCIPAFSPRVLVRNMSQAKKWEPLKKVGIIGVPFEKGQKKYGVSVAPAALRYAGLIEQLCEIDGLDVKDYGDIETPGIEEVTMENMAHLALVSACNKKLSKRVSEVINDGRVAVTIGGDHSIGVGTVDGHYQVNNDMILIWVDAHADINTNKTSDSGSVHGMPVALLVKEFSHYWPYLPTMDWQEPLFSINSLGYIGLRSVDHYERLAIEKYNVPAFAMEDVEEHGIKKSIEHVLKRLDPEGRRPIHVSFDIDSLDALEAPSTGTPVRGGLSLREAISLMEIVYATGRLRAVDLVEINPAVGNENDRKQTIEAGMCVLKAALGFSRRGTAPRGVLDLPIQD, encoded by the exons ATGTCCTTCTATTTGGAGCAGTCTGCCTTGAAAACAACAAACTGTATACCCGCCTTCAGCCCCAGG GTGTTAGTGCGAAATATGAGTCAAGCGAAGAAATGGGAGCCGTTAAAGAAGGTGGGGATCATCGGCGTGCCTTTCGAGAAAGGACAGAAGAAATATGGTGTGAGCGTGGCTCCGGCCGCTCTCCGGTACGCCGGCCTAATAGAGCAACTGTGTGAAATTG ACGGCCTCGACGTGAAAGATTATGGTGACATCGAGACGCCCGGCATAGAAGAGGTGACGATGGAAAACATGGCACACTTGGCTCTGGTGTCAGCCTGCAACAAGAAGCTGTCTAAGCGTGTCTCGGAAGTCATCAATGATGGCCGAGTTGCCGTCACTATAGGGGGAGATCACTCCATTGGCGTCG GCACAGTGGATGGCCACTACCAGGTCAACAATGATATGATCCTCATTTGGGTGGACGCCCATGCAGATATCAACACCAACAAAACGTCAGACTCTGGTTCAGTACACGGCATGCCAGTTGCTCTGTTAGTTAAGGAATTCTCTCATTATTGGCCCTACTTACCCACGATGGACTGGCAAGAACCTTT ATTCTCCATAAACAGTTTAGGATACATTGGTCTGCGGTCCGTTGATCACTACGAACGACTGGCTATAGAGAAATACAATGTGCCCGCGTTTGCTATGGAGGATGTTGAGga GCATGGAATCAAGAAGTCAATTGAACACGTTCTAAAGAGGTTGGACCCTGAAGGCCGCAGACCTATCCACGTCAGCTTCGACATCGACTCTTTGGACGCTTTAGAAGCTCCCAGCACTGGCACACCAG TTCGAGGTGGACTGTCCCTTCGGGAAGCTATCAGTCTGATGGAAATAGTGTACGCGACTGGTCGCCTGAGAGCCGTGGATCTGGTGGAGATTAACCCTGCAGTTGGTAACGAGAATGACCGGAAGCAGACCATCGAGGCAGGAATGTGTGTTCTGAAGGCAGCTCTTGGATTTTCTAGGCGAGGCACCGCGCCTCGTGGAGTATTGGACCTACCAATTCAGGACTGA
- the LOC110370372 gene encoding arginase, hepatic isoform X2, with the protein MSQAKKWEPLKKVGIIGVPFEKGQKKYGVSVAPAALRYAGLIEQLCEIDGLDVKDYGDIETPGIEEVTMENMAHLALVSACNKKLSKRVSEVINDGRVAVTIGGDHSIGVGTVDGHYQVNNDMILIWVDAHADINTNKTSDSGSVHGMPVALLVKEFSHYWPYLPTMDWQEPLFSINSLGYIGLRSVDHYERLAIEKYNVPAFAMEDVEEHGIKKSIEHVLKRLDPEGRRPIHVSFDIDSLDALEAPSTGTPVRGGLSLREAISLMEIVYATGRLRAVDLVEINPAVGNENDRKQTIEAGMCVLKAALGFSRRGTAPRGVLDLPIQD; encoded by the exons ATGAGTCAAGCGAAGAAATGGGAGCCGTTAAAGAAGGTGGGGATCATCGGCGTGCCTTTCGAGAAAGGACAGAAGAAATATGGTGTGAGCGTGGCTCCGGCCGCTCTCCGGTACGCCGGCCTAATAGAGCAACTGTGTGAAATTG ACGGCCTCGACGTGAAAGATTATGGTGACATCGAGACGCCCGGCATAGAAGAGGTGACGATGGAAAACATGGCACACTTGGCTCTGGTGTCAGCCTGCAACAAGAAGCTGTCTAAGCGTGTCTCGGAAGTCATCAATGATGGCCGAGTTGCCGTCACTATAGGGGGAGATCACTCCATTGGCGTCG GCACAGTGGATGGCCACTACCAGGTCAACAATGATATGATCCTCATTTGGGTGGACGCCCATGCAGATATCAACACCAACAAAACGTCAGACTCTGGTTCAGTACACGGCATGCCAGTTGCTCTGTTAGTTAAGGAATTCTCTCATTATTGGCCCTACTTACCCACGATGGACTGGCAAGAACCTTT ATTCTCCATAAACAGTTTAGGATACATTGGTCTGCGGTCCGTTGATCACTACGAACGACTGGCTATAGAGAAATACAATGTGCCCGCGTTTGCTATGGAGGATGTTGAGga GCATGGAATCAAGAAGTCAATTGAACACGTTCTAAAGAGGTTGGACCCTGAAGGCCGCAGACCTATCCACGTCAGCTTCGACATCGACTCTTTGGACGCTTTAGAAGCTCCCAGCACTGGCACACCAG TTCGAGGTGGACTGTCCCTTCGGGAAGCTATCAGTCTGATGGAAATAGTGTACGCGACTGGTCGCCTGAGAGCCGTGGATCTGGTGGAGATTAACCCTGCAGTTGGTAACGAGAATGACCGGAAGCAGACCATCGAGGCAGGAATGTGTGTTCTGAAGGCAGCTCTTGGATTTTCTAGGCGAGGCACCGCGCCTCGTGGAGTATTGGACCTACCAATTCAGGACTGA